From a region of the Dermatophagoides farinae isolate YC_2012a chromosome 3, ASM2471394v1, whole genome shotgun sequence genome:
- the LOC124494770 gene encoding uncharacterized protein LOC124494770 isoform X1 encodes MGSKNSKCESEENADNKNLMKLDSISTVSMAFTANDGGGTDDGIDGVKPPLCSCQSQRHMQQQQQQQQKQQSFSNQTDVYENKSIVQQQSDRPKSSLPASRNSFVLDMDDDNHIHHVRHQQHHHKSANIDHGDYGFPTLDSIHSTIEKNHGGHSPNSAAAAASVNRKSITRKSSSIMLITLFDTLILMMMLALAIILRFTDEIKPIETWFSKRLVCMFPELYSWPFKVVSNTEGVLLFDKLSSTEFLFFLFVFIIPIAAIIFLELNRLLIRQIVHGDHDDHGESIIVPKINLSIPLSVRRTCRILAGFILGLTACSIIADFVKLQTGQYRPFILDICPDFCHGKIVNSNITCWNNNSIADDQRIDVRKSMPSIVATLSSYTAIFLVYYTTAALNYRATKLFRLSLSVAIIVIGVLLSMSRVTTYRNHLWDVWAGWLIGWPLAYYIVWYHLNGFSNRLSISNLFSAKYQCRCNRNNVQDSSMMTSSINWLPFHIPRVQTSAKTANENVSRIPSYLKSNSGQVKQSPTTHSNAYINPAFSADDNNPDNHYHYHSSRIILDSNNNQMVKRDGHHQKRRSQMRTFAN; translated from the exons atgggctcaaaaaattccaaatgtgAATCAGAAGAGAATGctgacaataaaaatttgatgaaattagaTTCCATATCTACAGTATCGATGGCCTTCACCGCTAATGATGGCGGTGGTACGGATGATGGTATTGATGGTGTAAAACCACCGCTTTGTAGTTGTCAATCACAACGACatatgcaacaacaacaacaacaacaacaaaaacagcaatCGTTTTCCAATCAAACAG atgtatatgaaaacaaatcaattgtacaacaacaatctgatcgaccaaaatcatcattgccagCATCTAGgaattcattcgttttagatatggatgatgataatcatattcatcatgttcgccatcaacaacatcatcataaatcagCAAATATAGATCATGGTGATTATGGATTTCCAACAttagattcaattcattcgactatcgaaaaaaatcatggtGGCCATTCGCCTAattctgctgctgctgctgcttctgTTAATCGAAAATCAATCACACGGAAATCAAGTTCAATCATGTTGATCACTTTATTTGATACGttgatattaatgatgatgttagcATTGGCCATTATTTTAAGATTTACCGATGAAATAAAACCAATAGAAACATGGTTTTCCAAACGATTGGTCTGTATGTTTCCTGAATTATATAGCTGGCCATTCAAAGTGGTTTCCAATACGGAAGGTGTACTATTGTTCGACAAACTATCTAGCactgaatttcttttttttcttttcgttttcatcatACCAATTGCTGCC ATTATCTTTTTGGAACTAAATCGTCTTCTTATTCGTCAAATAGTTCATGgagatcatgatgatcacggtgaatcaatcattgtacctaaaataaatttatcaattccGTTGAGTGTACGTCGTACATGTCGTATTCTGG CCGGTTTCATTCTTGGGTTAACTGCATGCAGTATTATTGCCGACTTTGTTAAATTACAAACGGGACAATACCGACCATTCATTTTGGATATCTGTCCAGATTTTTGTCATGGAAAAATAGTCAACTCTAACATAACTTGCtggaataataattccaTCGCCGATGACCAACGAATCGATGTTCGCAAATCAATGCCAAGTATTGTGGCCACATTAAGTTCATATACGGCTATATTTCTTGTATACTATACGACTGCAGCATTGAATTATCGTGCCACAAAATTATTTCGATTGTCGTTGTCCGTTGCCATTATTGTTATCGgtgtgttgttgtccatGTCACGTGTTACCACTTATCGTAATCATTTATGGGATGTATGGGCTGGATGGCTTATTGGATGGCCGTTAGCTTACTATATTGTTTGGTATCATTTGAATGGATTTTCTAATCGTCTATCCATTAGCAATTTATTTTCGGCTAAATATCAATGTCGTTGTAATCGAAATAATGTTCAAGATTCATCCATGATGAcatcatcgattaattgGCTTCCATTCCATATACCTCGTGTACAGACTAGTGCCAAAACCGCTAATGAAAATGTGTCCCGTATTCCTAGCTATCTTAAATCGAATTCCGGTCAAGTTAAAcaatcaccaacaacacaTTCGAATGCCTACATTAATCCTGCATTCAGTGCTGACGATAACAATCCAGacaaccattatcattatcattcaagtCGAATAATTCTtgattcaaacaataatcaaatggtTAAACGagatggccatcatcaaaaacgtCGATCACAAATGCGAACATTTGCCAAttaa
- the LOC124494770 gene encoding uncharacterized protein LOC124494770 isoform X2, translating into MNRSFPSLSLNSISIIDDDTNDNSNNHHPVSISTSLRTIPKSINRPSIRSNDDGPITISTQDVYENKSIVQQQSDRPKSSLPASRNSFVLDMDDDNHIHHVRHQQHHHKSANIDHGDYGFPTLDSIHSTIEKNHGGHSPNSAAAAASVNRKSITRKSSSIMLITLFDTLILMMMLALAIILRFTDEIKPIETWFSKRLVCMFPELYSWPFKVVSNTEGVLLFDKLSSTEFLFFLFVFIIPIAAIIFLELNRLLIRQIVHGDHDDHGESIIVPKINLSIPLSVRRTCRILAGFILGLTACSIIADFVKLQTGQYRPFILDICPDFCHGKIVNSNITCWNNNSIADDQRIDVRKSMPSIVATLSSYTAIFLVYYTTAALNYRATKLFRLSLSVAIIVIGVLLSMSRVTTYRNHLWDVWAGWLIGWPLAYYIVWYHLNGFSNRLSISNLFSAKYQCRCNRNNVQDSSMMTSSINWLPFHIPRVQTSAKTANENVSRIPSYLKSNSGQVKQSPTTHSNAYINPAFSADDNNPDNHYHYHSSRIILDSNNNQMVKRDGHHQKRRSQMRTFAN; encoded by the exons atgaatcgatcatttccatctttatcattaaattcaattagcatcatcgatgacgatactaatgataatagtaacaatcatcatcctgTTTCGATATCGACATCATTGAGAACGATTCCAAAATCGATTAATCGTCCATCGATTCGATCGAATGACGATGGGCCAATCACCATTAGCACACAAG atgtatatgaaaacaaatcaattgtacaacaacaatctgatcgaccaaaatcatcattgccagCATCTAGgaattcattcgttttagatatggatgatgataatcatattcatcatgttcgccatcaacaacatcatcataaatcagCAAATATAGATCATGGTGATTATGGATTTCCAACAttagattcaattcattcgactatcgaaaaaaatcatggtGGCCATTCGCCTAattctgctgctgctgctgcttctgTTAATCGAAAATCAATCACACGGAAATCAAGTTCAATCATGTTGATCACTTTATTTGATACGttgatattaatgatgatgttagcATTGGCCATTATTTTAAGATTTACCGATGAAATAAAACCAATAGAAACATGGTTTTCCAAACGATTGGTCTGTATGTTTCCTGAATTATATAGCTGGCCATTCAAAGTGGTTTCCAATACGGAAGGTGTACTATTGTTCGACAAACTATCTAGCactgaatttcttttttttcttttcgttttcatcatACCAATTGCTGCC ATTATCTTTTTGGAACTAAATCGTCTTCTTATTCGTCAAATAGTTCATGgagatcatgatgatcacggtgaatcaatcattgtacctaaaataaatttatcaattccGTTGAGTGTACGTCGTACATGTCGTATTCTGG CCGGTTTCATTCTTGGGTTAACTGCATGCAGTATTATTGCCGACTTTGTTAAATTACAAACGGGACAATACCGACCATTCATTTTGGATATCTGTCCAGATTTTTGTCATGGAAAAATAGTCAACTCTAACATAACTTGCtggaataataattccaTCGCCGATGACCAACGAATCGATGTTCGCAAATCAATGCCAAGTATTGTGGCCACATTAAGTTCATATACGGCTATATTTCTTGTATACTATACGACTGCAGCATTGAATTATCGTGCCACAAAATTATTTCGATTGTCGTTGTCCGTTGCCATTATTGTTATCGgtgtgttgttgtccatGTCACGTGTTACCACTTATCGTAATCATTTATGGGATGTATGGGCTGGATGGCTTATTGGATGGCCGTTAGCTTACTATATTGTTTGGTATCATTTGAATGGATTTTCTAATCGTCTATCCATTAGCAATTTATTTTCGGCTAAATATCAATGTCGTTGTAATCGAAATAATGTTCAAGATTCATCCATGATGAcatcatcgattaattgGCTTCCATTCCATATACCTCGTGTACAGACTAGTGCCAAAACCGCTAATGAAAATGTGTCCCGTATTCCTAGCTATCTTAAATCGAATTCCGGTCAAGTTAAAcaatcaccaacaacacaTTCGAATGCCTACATTAATCCTGCATTCAGTGCTGACGATAACAATCCAGacaaccattatcattatcattcaagtCGAATAATTCTtgattcaaacaataatcaaatggtTAAACGagatggccatcatcaaaaacgtCGATCACAAATGCGAACATTTGCCAAttaa
- the LOC124494775 gene encoding DNA replication complex GINS protein PSF1 encodes MFGEKCVDLIKESTRDSSELIAPYNQMMVNEVFDEMRLISQTLFESLNSDNEQAPTSDEQQSNYDSQNRLLVNKVYLRAFLWNKRCLLAYHHHRLERLKKIRWQLGAILPDEVKCNLSEDEIKWFAAYSRNLSDYMNRLNDNKGIDLTLMRNPPKKLYVQVRCISDYGPLELDDGNTVVLSKDSMHYLPLSKCEKLIHQGVLEQIQ; translated from the exons ATGTTTGGTGAAAAATGTGTCGATCTAATCAAAGAATCGACCCGTGATAGTTCCGAACTAATCGCTCCATACAATCAGATGATGGTTAACGAAGTTTTCGATGAGATGCGTTTGATTAGCCAAACATTATTCGA ATCACTTAATTCGGACAATGAACAAGCACCAACAAGTGACGAGCAGCAAAGTAATTATGATAGCCAGAATCGTCTCCTGGTCAACAAAGTATATCTACGTGCTTTTCTCTGGAACAAACGATGTCTGCTTGCCTATCA tcatcatcgattggaacgattaaaaaaaattcgttggCAATTGGGTGCTATATTACCTGATGAAGTAAAATGTAATCTATCAGaagatgaaatcaaatggtTTGCTGCTTATTCACGAAATCTTTCGGATTACATGAATCGTTTGAACGATAACAAAGGTATCGATCTGACATTGATGCGTAATCCACCGAAAAAATTATATGTTCAGGTTCGTTGTATCAGTGATTATGGACCACTTGAATTGGATGATGGAAATACCGTTGTTCTTAGTAAGGATAGTATG CATTATCTACCGTTATCCAAATGTGAGAAATTAATTCATCAAGGAGTGTTGgaacaaattcaataa
- the LOC124494773 gene encoding zinc transporter Slc39a7 yields the protein MDFFGSNFVVYLETLKFNDAQLAYASTVLISIAPFMVLFLFPMDNTGRYRNRLRLALSFASGGLLGDAFLHLIPHSMSEHHHSDHGHHHDDHTEHHDHDHSHHDHHNEHHSHHHQTKVGLYIIAGIIIFFIIEKFVHLVKGSDHHHHHQQQPQQQLQSQSSSNKKKNKAKPVVESKHSDSLDSSKGRHLVSGILNLIADFLHNFTDGLAIGATFAAGHGPQMGIITAVTILLHEIPHEIGDYAILIQSGYRRRSAILLQLVTAVGALMGTAVGLHYGTLEHATQFILPITAGGFIYIATVSVIPELLETKASSHGQSITEISALLVGVAMMYGIALNE from the exons ATggatttttttggatcaaattttgttgtctATCTAGAGACATTG AAATTTAACGACGCTCAATTGGCCTATGCATCGACTGTTCTCATTTCAATTGCACCGTTTATGGTGCTTTTCCTGTTTCCTATGGATAATACGGGTCGTTATCGAAATCGATTACGTTTAGCTTTAAGTTTCGCATCCGGCGGTTTATTAGGTGATGCTTTTCTACATCTAATACCACATTCTATGagtgaacatcatcattcagatCATGGTCATCACCATGATGACCATACGGAACATCATGATCACGATCACTCCCATCATGACCATCATAATGAGCATCACtcccaccatcatcaaacgaAAGTGGGTCTGTACATAATCGCCggaatcattattttcttcatcattgagAAATTTGTCCACCTGGTTAAAGGctcagatcatcatcatcatcatcaacaacaaccacagcAACAGcttcaatcacaatcatcctcaaataaaaaaaagaacaaagcAAAGCCGGTTGTTGAATCAAAACATTCAGATTCTTTAGATAGCAGCAAAGGTCGTCATTTGGTTAGCGGCATACTAAATCTGATTGCCGATTTTCTACACAACTTTACCGATGGATTAGCCATCGGTGCTACTTTTGCAGCCGGCCATGGACCACAGATGGGCATCATAACTGCCGTAACAATCTTATTGCACGAGATTCCTCATGAAATTGGTGATTACGCTATTCTCATTCAATCGGGTTATCGTCGACGATCAGCCATTCTTTTGCAATTAGTAACAGCCGTTGGAGCATTGATGGGTACTGCCGTTGGTCTTCACTATGGAACATTGGAACATGCTACACAATTCATTCTACCAATAACTGCCGGTGGTTTCATCTACATTGCTACTGTATCAGTGATACCGGAATTATTGGAAACAAAAGCATCCAGCCATGGACAATCGATTACAGAAATATCTGCATTATTAGTTGGTGTTGCTATGATGTATGGTATcgcattgaatgaatga
- the LOC124494766 gene encoding LOW QUALITY PROTEIN: DENN domain-containing protein 1B (The sequence of the model RefSeq protein was modified relative to this genomic sequence to represent the inferred CDS: deleted 1 base in 1 codon): protein MARIRDEWDRLIELFAEIAIPQSNSNDSNGGEEEEPWILRTYPADYSNREVLGSVPHFAYPCPFKCDVITHFSFVLTNMKSKWTFGYCRHTPDNDTCLVILSDLPWHSTFYKILDHCAELATRKSSIPLERFLESLYTSDIPQPGLQLTITYTVEDIKLKEFSAPCPDHHKLPSIPEDRNITEYYNAISASNMIAIFASMLNERRIVMTSERLNRLSACIQAANMLIYPMHWQHIFIPLLPRTLIDYLTAPMPFLIGVPQQTFERHVRLAELGEIVWLNVDTNQLNTPFDDVSTIPSDVLHHLRKCFKQQQPAALLGDGLSRAFLRALVMLIGGYREALTFAHGQQITFDRDAFVSNVRGTSRQLFLENMLQLQIFQQFIESRLDMLNRGERHIDQFEIELNHAEHSVGVTNSRFRNQYREWTATMRKEGGAFLRAVNPRVKSALFQGRQAIRQLRQKMTNNGPVNHGSNHVDRPSSEPSSPKLPPIIKKSISGTFVPTSTSRTVTYVRNPSSQYSNTGTNRTALGTRSIPNGSGQQTKNGCLAPSIASSESSDIEDTDVFSTPPSTLSPYKHRSQSEQPMSTTLRQQLECLFNQTNQEEQSRITNNGCPESSSNRLAVPPPPPPPRTNQLTTKTRPTLNLSSGTSEIGGQRQPCLIEFDSPPRDVASGSVQTAGAFKTYPHHHFMFDPLLETNNNHNNNNNSNPVNVTRGEHDEQPYEHLLMMDSQESTSPSILPLRVSNSNFYVTTKPPVAPNKSRSSNVGSGGGGGSGAGATSNHNRYGWQMFD, encoded by the exons ATGGCTCGCATCAG AGACGAATGGGATCGATTAATTGAACTGTTCGCTGAGATAGCAATACCACAATCAAATTCTAATGATTCGAATGGTGGTGAAGAAGAGGAACCATGGATTCTACGCACATATCCAGCTGATTATTCAAATCGTGAAGTTCTTGGTTCAGTGCCACATTTTGCCTATCCTTGCCCTTTTAAATG cGATGTGATTacacatttttcattcgtatTGACGAACATGAAATCTAAGTGGACGTTCGGCTATTGTCGTCATACGCCCGATAATGATACCTGTTTGGTCATACTCAGCGATCTTCCTTGGCATTCCACATTCTATAAAATATTGGATCATTGTGCTGAATTGGCCACTCGAAAA TCTTCCATTCCATTGGAACGATTCCTAGAATCTCTGTACACAAGTGATATACCACAGCCTGGATTACAGCTGACCATTACGTATACGGTAGAAGATATTAAACTAAAAGAATTCAGTGCTCCATGTCCTGATCACCATAAGTTACCATCGATTCCCGAAGAT CGTAACATTACAGAATACTATAATGCCATATCAGCATCCAATATGATCGCTATATTCGCATCTATGCTGAATGAACGGAGAATTGTGATGACATCCGAACGGCTAAATCGATTATCGGCCTGTATACAGGCAGCCAACATGCTAATCTATCCGATGCATTGGCAGCACATCTTCATTCCATTATTACCACGTACTCTTATCGATTATTTGACTGCTCCAATGCCATTTTTGATTGGTGTTCCACAACAAACGTTTGAACGACATGTTCGATTAGCCGAGTTAGGTGAAATTGTATGGCTAAATGTGGACACTAATCAACTCAATACACCATTCGATGATGTTTCCACTATACCAAGTGACGTATTGCATCACCTACGTAAATGTTTTAAACAACAGCAGCCTGCTGCATTACTTGGAGATGGCTTAAGCCGAGCGTTTTTACGTGCACTAGTTATGCTAATCGGGGGCTACCGTGAAGCTCTTACATTCGCCCATGGACAGCAGATAACATTCGATCGAGACGCTTTTGTATCAAATGTACGAGGAACGTCACGTCAATTGTTCCTGGAAAACATGCTACAACTGCAGATATTCCAGCAGTTTATAGAATCAAGATTAGACATGCTGAATCGAGGCGAACGTCACATTGATCAATTCGAAATTGAACTCAACCACGCCGAACATAGTGTAGGGGTGACCAATAGTCGTTTTCGAAACCAATATCGCGAATGGACAGCAACCATGCGTAAAGAAGGTGGTGCCTTTCTTCGAGCAGTCAATCCCCGAGTTAAATCGGCCTTATTCCAAGGTAGACAAGCCATCCGACAGTTGCGGCAGAAGATGACCAACAATGGTCCAGTAAATCATGGATCCAATCACGTAGACAGACCAAGTAGTGAACCAAGTAGTCCGAAATTGCCGCCAATTATCAAGAAATCAATAAGTGGTACCTTTGTGCCTACATCGACCAGTCGAACGGTTACTTATGTACGTAATCCTTCGTCACAGTATTCAAATACCGGTACAAATCGAACTGCCCTTGGAACGAGATCTATACCAAATGGAAGCGggcaacaaacaaagaatGGTTGTTTGGCACCATCTATAGCTTCATCTGAATCTTCGGACATTGAAGATACCGATGTGTTCAGTACTCCACCATCGACATTGAGCCCGTATAAACATCGGTCACAATCAGAA CAGCCAATGTCAACCACTCTACGGCAACAGTTAGAatgtttattcaatcaaacaaaccagGAAGAACAATCCAGAATAACGAATAATGGTTGCCCGGAATCTTCGAGCAATCGCCTAGCggttccaccaccaccaccaccaccacgtaCTAATCAGCTTACCACAAAAACGAGACCAACACTTAATCTTTCTTCCGGTACAAGTGAAATTGGTGGCCAGCGGCAACCTTGtctcattgaatttgattcaccTCCTCGAGATGTAGCCAGCGGTTCTGTCCAAACAGCTGGTGCATTCAAAACatatccacatcatcattttatgttTGATCCATTACTCGAAACGAATAACAatcataacaacaataacaattcaAATCCGGTTAATGTTACACGTGGCGAACATGATGAACAGCCATATGAACATTTATTAATGATGGATTCACAAGAATCTACATCGCCATCGATTCTTCCATTGCGTGTAtctaattcaaatttttatgtCACCACAAAACCACCGGTTGCACCAAACAAATCTAGATCGTCAAACgttggtagtggtggtggtggtggtagtggcgCTGGCGCTACATCCAATCATAATCGTTATGGTTGGcaaatgtttgattga